The following are from one region of the Deltaproteobacteria bacterium genome:
- a CDS encoding DNA translocase FtsK 4TM domain-containing protein — protein MSTRGMAARKGVLDSQDVAPRGTTKPAGKKLKAVKGSKTAKAARASAPSAHPHLRRGVMAVLVLAFALATSLAVLSFHGGKPSANLIGRMGHSLAATLFDAVGICAFLVPFPLFSLGASLATPDPARRHWARGLALTILALSGACLAHLVIGMHPGQEYPPGGWIGIHLGSVLELNLGFWGAAIAISAIGASALVVATDGWLVRAGVAVGRFSKVMGEKFGVLAWQKTREAAVAFQAAQEERKKQRAEEAAYMAQLLAEEERAEAEAEAEEAAREAQEAADEADELADVSDKNRGLVEAHAEGDRDEADFEGESGKRKKRGAPDADPAWATTLPPTPADDAKVKGKKGEKAEPAIAAEPEKSPLPKIVMGNKKGEVKEVPFDEGDVEVLATANPDEVLKTSLPPQPAKKSKKGEKAVEAKAEEAKPAEAAPLPVVVPPPAEASPQPPAPSPQASQPQIGGLPAIIERPKIEKVKKKQGEFVMADGVTSFKLPPVDALEIPEEKKALRLDKEVFFATAEKLRLKLKDFGIEGEVKEIHPGPVVTMYEFVPGPGIKISKIASLADDLAMAMEALRVRIVAPIPGKGSVGIEVPNKERETVYLREIVESEKYVNSGSKLTMCLGKNIEGVPFVMDLAKAPHLLMAGTTGSGKSVSVNSMITSILLKATPEEVRFIMVDPKMLELSIYEGIPHLLLPVVTDSKKAALALRWAVEEMERRYQLMSDVGVRNLAGYNKLVENGTLPVKEAPKPDAKIVVDMSDGSTSLEQPEVAEADKPEPPKKLPYIVVIIDELADLMMVASREVETYIARLAQMARAAGIHLMVATQRPSTDVVTGVIKANFPSRISFMLRSKPDSMTILGQTGAEALLGMGDMLVQPPTDAHVLRVHGAYVSETEIKKIVDHLKAQGKPIYDESILKPREEEGAGGDGGGEDDELSDELYDQALAIVGEMRDVSISILQRKLRIGYNRSARMIERMERDGVVGPADGSKPRKVLIRPVGQMPGTGAME, from the coding sequence ATGAGCACGCGTGGCATGGCGGCGCGCAAAGGCGTTCTCGACAGTCAGGATGTAGCGCCACGTGGCACTACCAAGCCGGCCGGTAAGAAGCTCAAGGCCGTCAAGGGCAGCAAGACCGCGAAGGCCGCCCGTGCTTCGGCGCCGAGCGCGCACCCGCACCTGCGCCGCGGCGTGATGGCCGTGCTCGTGCTCGCCTTCGCCCTCGCCACGTCGCTCGCCGTCCTCAGCTTCCACGGCGGCAAGCCCAGCGCGAACCTGATCGGCCGAATGGGCCACTCGCTGGCCGCGACCCTCTTCGACGCCGTCGGCATCTGCGCCTTCCTGGTGCCCTTCCCGCTCTTCTCGCTCGGTGCGTCGCTGGCCACCCCGGATCCCGCGCGCCGCCACTGGGCCCGCGGCCTGGCGCTGACCATCCTCGCGCTCTCGGGCGCGTGCCTCGCGCACCTCGTCATCGGCATGCACCCCGGCCAGGAGTACCCGCCCGGCGGCTGGATCGGCATCCACCTCGGCAGCGTGCTGGAGCTGAACCTCGGCTTCTGGGGCGCGGCCATCGCCATCAGCGCCATCGGCGCGAGCGCGCTGGTGGTGGCCACCGACGGCTGGCTGGTGCGCGCCGGCGTCGCCGTCGGCCGCTTCAGCAAGGTGATGGGCGAGAAGTTCGGCGTGCTCGCGTGGCAGAAGACGCGCGAGGCCGCCGTCGCGTTCCAGGCCGCGCAGGAAGAGCGCAAGAAGCAGCGCGCCGAAGAGGCCGCGTACATGGCCCAGCTCCTCGCCGAGGAAGAGCGCGCCGAGGCCGAGGCCGAAGCAGAAGAGGCCGCGCGCGAGGCGCAGGAGGCCGCCGACGAGGCCGACGAGCTGGCCGACGTCTCCGACAAGAACCGCGGGCTGGTCGAGGCGCACGCCGAGGGCGATCGCGACGAGGCGGACTTCGAGGGCGAGTCGGGCAAGCGCAAGAAGCGCGGCGCGCCCGACGCGGATCCGGCCTGGGCCACGACCCTGCCGCCCACGCCCGCCGACGACGCCAAGGTCAAGGGCAAGAAGGGCGAGAAGGCCGAGCCCGCTATTGCGGCGGAGCCGGAGAAGAGCCCGCTGCCCAAGATCGTGATGGGCAACAAGAAGGGCGAGGTGAAGGAAGTGCCCTTCGATGAAGGCGACGTCGAGGTGCTGGCCACGGCCAACCCCGACGAGGTGCTCAAGACCTCGCTGCCGCCGCAGCCCGCGAAGAAGTCAAAGAAGGGCGAGAAGGCCGTCGAGGCGAAGGCCGAAGAGGCGAAGCCGGCCGAGGCCGCGCCGCTGCCGGTGGTCGTGCCGCCGCCCGCGGAGGCCAGCCCCCAGCCCCCAGCCCCCAGCCCCCAGGCTTCTCAGCCGCAGATCGGTGGTCTGCCGGCGATCATCGAGCGCCCCAAGATCGAGAAGGTGAAGAAGAAGCAGGGCGAGTTCGTGATGGCCGACGGCGTGACGAGCTTCAAGCTCCCGCCCGTCGACGCGCTCGAGATCCCCGAGGAGAAGAAGGCGCTCCGCCTCGACAAGGAGGTCTTCTTCGCCACCGCCGAGAAGCTGCGCCTCAAGCTCAAGGACTTCGGCATCGAGGGCGAGGTGAAGGAGATCCACCCCGGCCCGGTGGTCACGATGTACGAGTTCGTGCCCGGCCCGGGCATCAAGATCTCCAAGATCGCCTCGCTCGCGGATGACCTCGCGATGGCCATGGAAGCGCTGCGCGTGCGCATCGTCGCGCCCATCCCCGGCAAGGGCTCGGTGGGCATCGAGGTGCCCAACAAGGAGCGCGAGACCGTCTACCTGCGCGAGATCGTGGAGAGCGAGAAGTACGTCAACTCGGGCTCGAAGCTCACGATGTGCCTGGGCAAGAACATCGAGGGCGTGCCCTTCGTGATGGACCTCGCCAAGGCGCCGCACCTGCTGATGGCCGGCACCACCGGCTCCGGCAAGAGCGTGAGCGTCAACTCGATGATCACCTCGATCCTCCTCAAGGCCACGCCCGAGGAGGTCCGCTTCATCATGGTGGACCCGAAGATGCTCGAGCTCAGCATCTACGAGGGCATTCCGCACCTGCTGCTGCCGGTGGTCACCGACTCCAAGAAGGCCGCGCTCGCGCTGCGCTGGGCGGTGGAGGAGATGGAGCGCCGCTACCAGCTCATGAGCGACGTGGGCGTGCGAAACCTCGCCGGCTACAACAAGCTGGTCGAGAACGGCACGCTGCCGGTGAAGGAAGCGCCCAAGCCCGACGCGAAGATCGTCGTGGACATGAGCGATGGCTCCACCTCGCTCGAGCAGCCCGAGGTCGCCGAGGCCGACAAGCCCGAGCCGCCCAAGAAGCTGCCGTACATCGTGGTCATCATCGACGAGCTCGCCGATCTGATGATGGTCGCCAGCCGCGAGGTGGAGACGTACATCGCCCGCCTGGCGCAGATGGCCCGCGCCGCCGGCATCCACCTCATGGTCGCCACCCAGCGCCCGTCGACGGACGTGGTCACCGGCGTGATCAAGGCGAACTTCCCCAGCCGCATCTCCTTCATGCTGCGCAGCAAGCCTGACTCGATGACCATCCTCGGTCAGACCGGCGCCGAAGCGCTGCTCGGCATGGGCGACATGCTCGTGCAGCCGCCCACCGACGCCCACGTGCTCCGCGTGCACGGCGCGTACGTGAGCGAGACGGAGATCAAGAAGATCGTCGACCACCTCAAGGCGCAGGGAAAGCCCATCTACGACGAGTCGATCCTCAAGCCGCGCGAGGAGGAAGGCGCGGGCGGCGACGGCGGCGGCGAGGACGACGAGCTCAGCGACGAGCTCTACGACCAGGCGCTGGCCATCGTGGGCGAGATGCGCGACGTGTCGATCAGCATCCTCCAGCGCAAGCTGCGCATCGGCTACAACCGCTCGGCGCGCATGATCGAGCGCATGGAGCGCGACGGCGTGGTCGGCCCCGCCGATGGCTCGAAGCCCCGCAAGGTCCTCATCCGTCCCGTCGGCCAGATGCCCGGCACAGGAGCCATGGAATGA
- the gatC gene encoding Asp-tRNA(Asn)/Glu-tRNA(Gln) amidotransferase subunit GatC → MKLGLEEVRHVAKLARLHLSEAEERALGEQLSAILGHVAQLQALDVSNVPAMTHASQEPTRFREDEVVPGLGAEKAVANAPAHVGTAVAVPKIIE, encoded by the coding sequence GTGAAGCTCGGGCTCGAAGAGGTGCGGCACGTGGCCAAGCTGGCCCGGCTGCACCTGTCGGAGGCCGAGGAGCGCGCGCTCGGCGAGCAGCTCTCCGCCATCCTCGGGCACGTGGCGCAGCTCCAGGCGCTCGACGTGTCGAACGTGCCGGCCATGACCCACGCCTCGCAGGAGCCCACCCGGTTTCGCGAGGACGAGGTGGTGCCCGGCCTCGGCGCGGAGAAGGCCGTGGCCAACGCGCCGGCGCACGTGGGGACGGCCGTGGCCGTGCCCAAGATCATCGAGTGA
- a CDS encoding zinc-ribbon domain-containing protein → MDVRCEKCLTEYEFDDAKVTEAGVTVKCTTCGFVFKVKKRLAPAPTAPQPRSDEFSPDAAAIDRVREWKIRQPHGNVFTCRELTTLQKWIVERKVSRDDEISLTGDNWKRLGDIPELAGFFMVVDQANRVSLLEEQIRSGPQPTLNPTFVNPGPQPQPRTMSGNYELGNSPTRLKQENPEWMASPGSDRAEAYEEDLQAIKPSRGPGIWILVGALLAGGGGAAVYYFKILPQQQAANPTPTNVVAAGTTASPLAATTTTSTTGTPTAIAPTATTGVAVPAAAAGTTGSGSGSTGAVADAGAPASTTGSTATAGSSGAGSTTTSGTGSTAAGSTGGGSSTGATGTTGTTGAVKPATTGGAVVAAYKPKSFEGWMAMGAAYEKREKPEKAFEAYAAAIELDPGSAEAWSGKGQALFDLDRNSEAEQAFRKALGISGRFADAEIGLAEVLKKEGKKAEAIKQYKKFIDDHPDDENIPAARNSIKSLSD, encoded by the coding sequence ATGGACGTCCGCTGCGAGAAGTGCCTCACCGAGTACGAGTTCGACGACGCCAAGGTCACCGAGGCGGGCGTCACGGTGAAGTGCACCACCTGTGGGTTCGTGTTCAAGGTGAAGAAGCGCCTTGCGCCGGCGCCCACAGCCCCGCAGCCCCGCAGCGACGAGTTCTCCCCCGACGCCGCGGCCATCGACCGCGTGCGCGAGTGGAAGATCCGCCAGCCGCACGGCAACGTCTTCACCTGCCGCGAGCTGACCACGCTGCAGAAGTGGATCGTCGAGCGCAAGGTGAGCCGCGACGACGAGATCTCCCTCACCGGCGACAACTGGAAGCGCCTCGGCGACATCCCCGAGCTGGCCGGCTTCTTCATGGTGGTGGACCAGGCCAACCGCGTCTCGCTCCTCGAGGAGCAGATCCGCTCCGGCCCGCAGCCCACGCTCAACCCGACTTTCGTGAACCCGGGCCCGCAGCCCCAGCCGCGGACGATGAGCGGCAACTACGAGCTGGGCAATTCGCCCACGCGGCTGAAGCAGGAGAACCCGGAGTGGATGGCCAGCCCCGGCTCGGATCGCGCCGAGGCCTACGAGGAAGATCTCCAGGCCATCAAGCCCTCGCGCGGGCCCGGCATCTGGATCCTGGTGGGCGCGCTGCTCGCGGGCGGCGGCGGCGCGGCGGTCTACTACTTCAAGATCCTGCCCCAGCAGCAGGCCGCGAACCCCACGCCGACCAACGTCGTCGCCGCGGGCACGACCGCAAGCCCCCTCGCAGCCACGACGACCACGTCCACCACCGGCACGCCCACCGCCATCGCGCCGACCGCGACCACCGGCGTCGCCGTCCCCGCCGCCGCCGCGGGCACGACCGGATCCGGATCCGGATCCACGGGCGCGGTCGCCGATGCGGGCGCGCCTGCGTCGACGACCGGCAGCACCGCCACCGCAGGCAGCTCTGGCGCGGGCAGCACGACCACGAGCGGCACCGGCAGCACCGCTGCGGGCTCCACGGGCGGCGGCAGCAGCACCGGAGCGACGGGGACCACGGGCACCACCGGCGCGGTCAAGCCGGCCACGACCGGCGGCGCGGTGGTCGCGGCCTACAAGCCCAAGAGCTTCGAGGGCTGGATGGCCATGGGCGCGGCCTATGAGAAGCGCGAGAAGCCGGAGAAGGCCTTCGAGGCCTACGCCGCCGCCATCGAGCTCGATCCCGGCAGCGCCGAGGCCTGGAGCGGCAAGGGCCAGGCCCTCTTCGACCTCGACCGCAACAGCGAGGCCGAGCAGGCCTTCCGCAAGGCCCTGGGCATCTCCGGCCGCTTCGCCGACGCGGAGATCGGCCTGGCCGAGGTGCTCAAGAAAGAAGGCAAGAAGGCCGAAGCCATCAAGCAGTACAAGAAGTTCATCGACGACCACCCGGACGACGAGAACATTCCCGCGGCACGGAACAGCATCAAGTCGCTTTCGGACTGA
- a CDS encoding DUF2236 domain-containing protein, whose amino-acid sequence MDRWERLREIESLDPERDHARIYHLFVGYEFPWDVNRALEMALLRTFCVPSIAKLLDRTGEFQHRAQRRYDDTALLIALLCEHGYERGPGAQALARINAIHAPYPIANDDFRYVLSTFVLEPVRWIDAYGWRPTSPNERRAAFCFWREVGARMGIRELPATFDALADWSARYEREHFCCTAASSRVGRAAREMWCAWFKPALRPFVRRSVHALLDDDVRAALGFPKPEPGEQRLVRELLRRRGQLVRRTKPRTVSAFFDHKAARSYPHGYELDALGPPSFKARGDRRPH is encoded by the coding sequence ATGGATCGCTGGGAACGGCTTCGCGAGATCGAATCGCTGGATCCCGAGCGCGATCACGCGCGCATCTACCACCTGTTCGTCGGCTACGAGTTCCCCTGGGACGTGAACCGCGCGCTGGAGATGGCGCTGCTGCGCACGTTCTGTGTGCCGTCGATCGCGAAGCTTTTGGATCGCACCGGCGAGTTTCAGCACCGCGCCCAGCGCCGCTACGACGATACCGCGCTGCTCATCGCGCTCCTCTGCGAGCACGGCTACGAGCGGGGTCCCGGCGCGCAGGCGCTGGCGCGCATCAACGCCATCCACGCGCCGTACCCCATCGCCAACGACGACTTCCGCTACGTGCTCTCCACCTTCGTCCTCGAGCCGGTGCGCTGGATCGACGCGTACGGCTGGCGTCCCACCAGCCCGAACGAGCGGCGCGCAGCGTTCTGCTTCTGGCGCGAGGTGGGCGCGCGCATGGGCATTCGCGAGCTGCCCGCAACCTTCGACGCGCTCGCCGACTGGAGCGCGCGCTACGAACGTGAACACTTTTGTTGCACGGCCGCGTCGTCTCGCGTCGGGCGCGCGGCGCGCGAGATGTGGTGCGCCTGGTTCAAGCCCGCGCTCCGGCCCTTCGTGCGGCGTTCGGTGCACGCGCTGCTCGACGACGACGTCCGCGCGGCGCTCGGCTTCCCCAAGCCCGAACCCGGCGAGCAGCGGCTGGTGCGGGAGCTCCTGCGTCGGCGCGGCCAGCTGGTGCGCCGAACGAAGCCGCGAACGGTGAGCGCGTTCTTCGACCACAAGGCCGCGCGCTCGTATCCGCACGGCTATGAGCTCGACGCGCTCGGTCCGCCGTCGTTCAAGGCTCGAGGTGATCGGCGGCCGCATTGA
- a CDS encoding zf-TFIIB domain-containing protein: protein MTSHNEDEYFAKESVEKLRKLHHEQMKQLGEKGQAEAKAQFSNRCPNCGLEMKKLPSFKGVTLLRCFNCGGAFVPPEAAEELHRQSQAKQHAVVEAIINWIRPEEHHKGK from the coding sequence ATGACCAGCCACAACGAGGACGAGTACTTCGCTAAGGAATCGGTGGAGAAGCTGCGCAAGCTGCACCACGAGCAGATGAAGCAGCTCGGCGAGAAGGGCCAGGCCGAGGCCAAGGCCCAGTTCTCCAACCGCTGCCCCAACTGCGGCCTGGAGATGAAGAAGCTCCCCAGCTTCAAGGGCGTGACCCTGCTCCGCTGCTTCAACTGCGGCGGCGCCTTCGTCCCCCCCGAGGCGGCCGAGGAGCTCCACAGGCAGAGCCAGGCCAAGCAGCACGCGGTGGTCGAGGCGATCATCAACTGGATCCGCCCCGAAGAGCACCACAAGGGCAAGTGA
- a CDS encoding ribonuclease HII translates to MSSLTALSESYLREGASVPDEVLAALHADPRAGARKLAERIEARRRANRAEGQRLRHLLRFETELYEQGYTRIAGTDEVGMGPLAGPVVAAAVILPRDFRPKGLNDSKQLDEGEHERLCAEVKEAAVAWSIGQVDHEEIDRINIYRAGLLAMKRAVEGLKVKPDYLLLDARTLRDVRLPQRGIIKGDARSLTIAAASVVAKYTRDRLMKKMDERYPGYGFAQHKGYSVPEHWEALKKLGPCPIHRRSFAPVREALAPNHPDAPVKQKQLALFAEKASR, encoded by the coding sequence ATGTCGAGCCTGACTGCCTTGTCGGAGAGCTACCTGCGCGAGGGCGCGTCCGTCCCCGACGAGGTCCTCGCGGCGCTGCACGCCGACCCACGCGCGGGCGCCCGCAAATTGGCCGAGCGCATCGAGGCCCGCCGGCGCGCCAACCGCGCCGAGGGCCAGCGGCTGCGACATTTGCTGCGGTTCGAGACCGAGCTCTACGAGCAGGGCTACACGCGCATCGCCGGGACGGACGAAGTGGGCATGGGGCCGCTGGCGGGCCCGGTCGTCGCGGCCGCGGTGATTCTCCCGCGCGACTTCCGGCCGAAGGGCCTCAACGACTCCAAGCAGCTGGACGAGGGCGAGCACGAGCGGCTCTGCGCCGAGGTCAAAGAGGCTGCGGTGGCCTGGTCCATCGGCCAGGTGGATCACGAGGAGATCGACCGCATCAACATCTACCGGGCGGGGCTGCTGGCGATGAAGCGCGCGGTCGAGGGCTTGAAGGTGAAGCCCGACTACCTCCTCCTCGACGCGCGGACGCTCCGCGACGTGCGCCTGCCCCAGCGCGGGATCATCAAGGGCGACGCGCGCTCGCTGACGATCGCCGCGGCTTCCGTCGTCGCCAAGTACACCCGCGACCGCCTGATGAAGAAGATGGACGAGCGCTATCCCGGCTACGGCTTCGCGCAGCACAAGGGCTACTCCGTGCCCGAGCACTGGGAGGCGCTGAAGAAGCTCGGTCCGTGTCCGATTCATCGGCGCTCGTTCGCGCCGGTCCGTGAGGCGCTCGCGCCCAACCATCCGGACGCGCCCGTGAAGCAGAAGCAGCTCGCGCTCTTCGCGGAGAAGGCCAGCCGGTGA
- the gatB gene encoding Asp-tRNA(Asn)/Glu-tRNA(Gln) amidotransferase subunit GatB, with protein sequence MSIRDFQPVIGLEVHAQLTTRSKIFCGCSTAFGAEPNAHTCPVCMGLPGALPVLNRQVVELTVRTGLALGCDVKQTSIWARKNYFYPDLPKGYQISQYEQPICEHGKLEIEGKTIRILRIHMEEDAGKSVHDADARASLVDFNRACTPLMEIVSEPDLRSSEEAAHYLKTLRDLLVWIGVNDGNLEEGSLRCDANVSVMRRGAEKYGTRCEIKNLNSFRFLQKAIDYEIARQVELIEGGGQVSQETRLYDPDLNETRSLRSKEEAHDYRYFPEPDLLPLTLEPALIDRERARLPELPAAKATRYIDELGLPAYDAHVLVADRAVAELFDACAARYPDAKKLANWFMGELLRVLKDRAGGLSSLKVTPEGFVELLGLVDAGTISGGTGKQVFAEWVESGESPKEIVARKGLAQVSDTGAIEKAVDAVIAANAENVAKYKAGNAKLLGFFVGQAMKALGGKGNPQLINEIVKKKLG encoded by the coding sequence ATGAGCATTCGCGACTTCCAACCGGTGATCGGGCTCGAGGTGCACGCCCAGCTCACCACCCGGAGCAAGATCTTCTGCGGCTGCTCCACGGCCTTCGGCGCCGAGCCCAATGCGCACACCTGCCCGGTTTGCATGGGATTGCCGGGCGCGCTGCCGGTGCTCAACCGACAGGTCGTCGAGCTCACGGTGCGCACCGGGCTCGCGCTCGGTTGCGACGTGAAGCAGACGTCGATCTGGGCGCGCAAAAACTACTTCTACCCGGACCTGCCCAAGGGCTATCAAATTAGTCAGTACGAGCAGCCCATCTGCGAGCACGGCAAGCTGGAGATCGAAGGCAAGACGATCCGCATCTTGCGCATCCACATGGAGGAGGATGCGGGCAAGAGCGTCCACGATGCGGACGCGCGCGCGAGCCTGGTGGACTTCAACCGCGCCTGCACGCCGCTCATGGAGATCGTGAGCGAGCCGGATCTGCGCTCCTCGGAAGAGGCGGCGCACTACTTGAAGACGCTGCGTGATCTGCTGGTCTGGATCGGCGTGAACGACGGCAACCTCGAGGAGGGCTCGCTCCGCTGCGACGCCAACGTGAGCGTGATGCGCCGCGGCGCCGAGAAGTACGGCACGCGCTGCGAGATCAAGAACCTCAACTCGTTCCGCTTCCTGCAGAAGGCAATCGACTATGAAATTGCCCGGCAGGTGGAGCTCATCGAGGGCGGCGGACAGGTCTCGCAGGAGACGCGGCTCTACGATCCCGATCTGAACGAGACGCGCTCGCTTCGCAGCAAGGAAGAGGCGCACGACTACCGCTACTTCCCCGAGCCGGACCTCTTGCCGCTCACCCTCGAGCCCGCGCTCATCGACCGCGAGCGCGCGCGCCTGCCCGAGCTGCCTGCAGCGAAAGCAACGAGATATATCGATGAGCTCGGGCTCCCCGCGTACGACGCGCACGTGCTGGTGGCGGATCGCGCGGTGGCGGAGCTCTTCGACGCCTGCGCCGCGCGCTACCCCGACGCCAAGAAGCTCGCGAACTGGTTCATGGGCGAGCTGCTGCGCGTGCTGAAGGATCGCGCGGGCGGGCTCTCGAGCTTGAAGGTTACGCCCGAGGGCTTCGTGGAGCTGCTGGGGCTCGTCGACGCGGGAACCATCAGCGGCGGCACGGGCAAGCAGGTCTTCGCGGAGTGGGTGGAGAGCGGCGAGTCGCCCAAGGAGATCGTGGCGCGCAAGGGCCTGGCGCAGGTCTCGGACACCGGCGCAATCGAGAAGGCCGTGGACGCCGTCATCGCCGCGAACGCGGAGAACGTGGCCAAGTACAAGGCTGGCAACGCCAAGCTGCTCGGCTTCTTCGTCGGCCAGGCCATGAAGGCCCTGGGCGGCAAGGGCAACCCGCAGCTCATTAACGAGATTGTTAAGAAGAAGCTCGGCTAG
- a CDS encoding DNA-3-methyladenine glycosylase 2 family protein — protein sequence MTHAVLFDRRGKPTLDWAQATRNLARADAELGSLIKQVGPFAMSPRPLTSVYEALGTAILRQQVSGAAADSIHRKLNAQYDAKRFPAAEQIARATAEELRKAGVSGSKARSLIELAQKTAAGEVPEPKALHLLHDDAIMDALVVHRGIGRWTVEMLLMFRMGRPDVFPVDDYGVKKGFQLTFGMKKLPHKTTMLRRAERWRPFRTIAAWYMWRACEL from the coding sequence GTGACGCACGCCGTCCTCTTCGACCGCCGCGGCAAGCCCACGCTCGATTGGGCCCAGGCCACGCGAAACCTCGCGCGCGCCGACGCGGAGCTGGGCTCGCTCATCAAGCAAGTCGGGCCGTTCGCGATGTCGCCTCGGCCGCTGACCAGCGTCTACGAGGCGCTCGGGACGGCGATCCTTCGCCAGCAAGTCTCGGGCGCCGCCGCCGACTCCATCCACCGCAAGCTCAACGCCCAGTACGACGCGAAGCGCTTCCCCGCCGCCGAGCAGATCGCGCGCGCGACCGCCGAGGAGTTGCGAAAGGCCGGCGTGTCCGGATCGAAGGCGCGCTCGCTCATCGAGCTGGCGCAGAAGACGGCTGCGGGCGAGGTGCCGGAACCCAAGGCGCTGCACCTGCTGCACGACGACGCGATCATGGACGCGCTCGTCGTCCACCGCGGCATCGGCCGCTGGACGGTGGAGATGCTGCTCATGTTCCGCATGGGCCGGCCCGACGTGTTCCCCGTCGACGACTACGGCGTGAAGAAGGGCTTTCAGCTCACCTTCGGCATGAAGAAGCTGCCCCACAAGACGACCATGCTCCGACGCGCCGAGCGCTGGCGCCCCTTCCGGACCATCGCCGCCTGGTACATGTGGCGCGCGTGCGAGCTCTGA
- the gatA gene encoding Asp-tRNA(Asn)/Glu-tRNA(Gln) amidotransferase subunit GatA yields the protein MSPTDLSLLELASQLDNKKVTSREATEAQLARVEKVDPRIRAYLHVDRAGALAMADAADARLRAGQKRGPLDGIPVALKDLFNQEGTETTAGSKILKGYVSPYDATVVKRLKAAGAVLLGKLNLDEFAMGSSTENSAFGPTFNPWDVSRTPGGSSGGSSAAVAARLCAGALGTDTGGSIRQPAALCGVVGLKPTYGRVSRYGVVAFASSLDQVGPLARTTADCAAMLQVIAGDDPCDSTSSRRSVPNFSEQLEAGVKGMKLGVPREYFVPGMDAEVERAVRAAIAEYEKLGATIVEVSLPHTQYAVSCYYLIATAEASSNLARYDGVKYGHRTADPKGLLDMYARTRDEGFGAEVKRRIMLGTYALSAGYYDAYYLRAQKVRTLIRRDFDAAFEKVDAIVTPTSPTAAFKIGEKMSDPIQMYLNDIFTLSCNLASLPGMSLPCGFTASGLPIGLQLLGKPWDEATLLRVARAYEREHDWAARKPPEVA from the coding sequence ATGTCGCCCACCGACCTGAGCCTGCTCGAGCTGGCGTCGCAGCTCGATAACAAAAAGGTTACATCGCGCGAAGCCACGGAAGCGCAGCTGGCGCGCGTGGAGAAGGTGGATCCCAGGATCCGCGCGTACCTGCACGTGGATCGCGCGGGCGCGCTGGCCATGGCCGACGCCGCCGACGCGCGCCTCCGCGCAGGCCAGAAGCGCGGGCCGCTCGACGGCATTCCCGTGGCGCTCAAGGACCTCTTCAACCAGGAGGGCACCGAGACCACCGCGGGCTCGAAGATCCTGAAGGGATACGTCTCGCCCTACGACGCCACGGTGGTGAAGCGCCTCAAGGCCGCGGGCGCGGTGCTCCTCGGCAAGCTCAACCTCGACGAGTTCGCCATGGGCAGCTCGACCGAGAACTCCGCGTTCGGGCCGACCTTCAATCCGTGGGATGTGTCGCGCACGCCGGGCGGCAGCTCCGGCGGCTCGAGCGCGGCGGTGGCGGCGCGACTCTGCGCGGGCGCGCTGGGCACGGACACCGGCGGCTCCATTCGCCAGCCGGCCGCGCTCTGTGGCGTGGTGGGCCTCAAGCCGACGTACGGCCGCGTGTCGCGCTACGGCGTGGTGGCCTTCGCGAGCTCGCTGGATCAGGTGGGACCGCTGGCTCGCACGACGGCGGATTGCGCGGCGATGCTGCAGGTCATCGCCGGCGACGATCCCTGCGACTCGACCAGCTCGCGCCGCTCGGTGCCCAACTTCTCCGAGCAGCTCGAGGCAGGCGTGAAGGGCATGAAGCTCGGCGTGCCGCGCGAGTATTTCGTTCCCGGCATGGACGCCGAGGTGGAGCGCGCGGTGCGCGCGGCCATCGCCGAGTACGAGAAGCTCGGCGCGACGATCGTGGAGGTGAGCCTGCCGCATACTCAGTATGCGGTCAGTTGTTACTATTTAATTGCGACTGCGGAGGCCTCGTCGAACCTCGCGCGCTACGACGGCGTGAAGTACGGCCACCGCACGGCCGATCCCAAGGGCCTGCTGGACATGTACGCGCGCACGCGCGACGAGGGCTTCGGCGCCGAGGTGAAGCGCCGGATCATGCTCGGAACGTACGCGCTCTCCGCGGGCTACTACGACGCGTACTACCTGCGCGCGCAGAAGGTCCGCACGCTCATCCGCCGCGACTTCGACGCCGCATTCGAGAAGGTCGACGCCATCGTCACGCCGACCTCGCCGACGGCCGCGTTCAAGATCGGCGAGAAGATGTCGGACCCGATCCAGATGTACCTCAACGACATCTTCACGCTCTCGTGCAACCTCGCGAGCCTGCCAGGAATGAGCCTTCCCTGCGGCTTCACCGCGAGCGGCCTGCCAATCGGCCTGCAGCTCCTCGGCAAGCCCTGGGACGAGGCCACGCTGTTGCGCGTCGCGCGCGCGTACGAGCGCGAGCACGACTGGGCCGCCCGCAAGCCGCCGGAGGTCGCATGA